In the genome of Limnothrix sp. FACHB-406, one region contains:
- a CDS encoding BCD family MFS transporter gives MPPESPESTLNPLSPPLELPPHHDLPQQPPKLSLPVMLRLGLFQMGLGMMSVLTLGLLNRVMGNELAIPLDVAAGAIALHQFIAPARVWFGQLSDAKPLFRLHRSGYVWLGSMVFAVLSFLIVQVMWQLGAAVAQAGGWSWEGTTGLWTIALGLLFAGYGLSISASSTPFAALLVDVSDEDDRSRLVGVVWSMLMVGIIIGAILTSILLKRAEAANSLAALQGALNQLFIIVPATVVGLAFAATWGVEKRFSRYGLRSHLAEREDQITLGRALRILTASRQTGIFFAFLLAMTLGLFLQEAVLENYGGEVFNMPPSSTTSLNAFFGTGTLLGLVATGFGLIPRLGKQRTTKLGCLLTIAALGLIILAGFSSNPNPGAIGANPTVLQAAVGIFGLTSGIVTTGALTLMLDLTAAETAGTFIGAWGLAQALAKALSTWLGGLIYQRVGLALFGQPIYGFITVFAAEALMMAIAIGLLWWVNVREFKTDSQQAIANVLQVEMD, from the coding sequence ATGCCTCCAGAGTCTCCCGAATCCACTTTGAATCCGTTGTCTCCTCCATTGGAGTTGCCCCCGCACCATGACTTGCCCCAACAGCCCCCTAAGCTTTCCCTGCCAGTGATGTTGCGCTTGGGCCTGTTTCAAATGGGCCTGGGCATGATGTCGGTGCTCACCTTGGGGCTGCTGAACCGGGTGATGGGCAATGAGTTGGCCATTCCCCTGGATGTGGCGGCGGGGGCGATCGCCCTACACCAGTTCATTGCGCCCGCCCGTGTTTGGTTTGGGCAACTGTCCGATGCCAAGCCCCTGTTCCGACTGCATCGATCGGGCTATGTCTGGCTGGGATCGATGGTTTTTGCTGTGCTCTCGTTTTTGATTGTGCAGGTGATGTGGCAATTGGGCGCGGCCGTGGCGCAGGCGGGCGGTTGGTCTTGGGAGGGAACCACGGGCCTCTGGACGATCGCCCTTGGGTTGCTGTTTGCGGGCTATGGCCTCTCCATCAGTGCTAGTTCCACGCCCTTTGCGGCTTTGTTGGTGGACGTGTCCGACGAAGATGATCGATCGCGCCTAGTGGGGGTGGTTTGGTCAATGCTGATGGTGGGGATCATCATCGGGGCCATCCTGACTTCGATTCTCCTGAAACGGGCCGAAGCGGCCAACAGCCTCGCCGCTTTGCAAGGGGCCTTGAACCAACTGTTCATCATCGTGCCCGCGACTGTGGTTGGGTTGGCCTTTGCGGCCACCTGGGGTGTGGAAAAACGGTTTTCGCGCTATGGCCTGCGATCGCACCTGGCGGAACGGGAAGACCAAATTACCCTCGGGCGGGCCCTGCGAATTTTGACCGCCAGTCGGCAAACGGGCATCTTTTTCGCATTCTTGCTAGCTATGACCCTGGGTCTATTTTTGCAAGAGGCCGTTCTCGAAAACTACGGCGGCGAAGTGTTCAACATGCCCCCTTCGTCCACCACGAGTTTGAATGCATTCTTTGGCACGGGAACCCTTTTGGGGTTGGTGGCCACGGGCTTTGGCCTGATTCCCCGGTTGGGCAAACAGCGCACCACAAAGCTTGGTTGTTTGCTGACGATCGCGGCGCTGGGGCTAATCATCTTGGCGGGATTTTCCAGCAATCCCAATCCCGGGGCGATCGGGGCTAATCCCACGGTTTTGCAAGCGGCCGTCGGCATTTTTGGCCTCACCTCGGGCATTGTCACCACTGGGGCCTTGACCCTGATGTTGGATCTAACGGCGGCGGAAACGGCCGGCACGTTCATTGGGGCTTGGGGTCTGGCTCAGGCCTTGGCCAAGGCCCTGTCTACCTGGTTGGGCGGCTTAATTTACCAACGGGTTGGGCTGGCGCTGTTTGGGCAACCGATCTATGGCTTCATTACGGTGTTTGCGGCGGAAGCGTTGATGATGGCGATCGCGATCGGGCTGTTGTGGTGGGTGAATGTGCGGGAGTTCAAAACCGATTCCCAACAGGCGATCGCCAACGTTTTGCAGGTGGAAATGGACTAA
- the sigC gene encoding RNA polymerase sigma factor SigC: MPINFFDSDQFFSKSPIDLSPELSSGLLDEQEDHSEESLDSGDQDFDETTLENELSGSGFEVEDLGVDDLSAEDLGTDDLGADRLEEEDEDVKAALAQDGRRDRRRTTDLVRLYLQEIGRVRLLGRDEEVTEAQKVQRYMQLLRLRETAACPEEPQLERLVNLVAVRDRLCATLGHRPSIERWAREAGVTVPELKTDLNKGKNRWAAVAQLTLAELEDIQTQGTRAKERMIKANLRLVVSVAKKYQNRGLELLDLIQEGTLGLERAVEKFDPTKGYRFSTYAYWWIRQGITRAIATQSRTIRLPVHITEKLNKIKKAQRKISQAKGRTATLDDVAAELDMTPAQVREVLMRVPRAVSLETKVGKDKDTELGDLLEADSASPEENLMRESLQRDLQQLLAQLTSRERDVIQMRFGLGHSSPYSLAEIGRALDLSRERVRQIEAKALQKLRQPRHRNQVRDYLEALS; encoded by the coding sequence ATGCCTATCAACTTTTTCGATTCAGATCAATTCTTTAGTAAATCGCCAATCGATTTGTCGCCTGAGTTGTCCAGTGGCCTGCTGGATGAGCAAGAAGACCACTCCGAAGAATCCCTTGATTCCGGAGACCAGGATTTTGATGAAACGACTCTGGAAAATGAGCTGAGTGGCTCAGGATTTGAGGTTGAAGATTTGGGCGTAGATGATTTGAGTGCTGAGGATTTGGGCACAGATGACCTCGGGGCCGATCGCCTTGAGGAAGAGGATGAGGACGTAAAGGCGGCCTTGGCCCAGGATGGCCGGCGCGATCGCCGCAGAACCACCGATCTCGTGCGCCTATATCTCCAAGAGATTGGGCGTGTGCGTTTGTTGGGCCGGGACGAGGAAGTGACCGAAGCCCAAAAGGTGCAGCGATATATGCAACTGTTGCGGCTGCGGGAAACGGCCGCCTGCCCCGAGGAACCGCAACTGGAACGGTTGGTGAACTTGGTGGCTGTGCGCGATCGCCTTTGCGCCACCCTGGGCCATCGCCCCTCGATCGAGCGTTGGGCCCGCGAAGCCGGTGTGACCGTGCCGGAACTGAAGACCGATTTAAACAAGGGCAAAAACCGCTGGGCCGCCGTCGCCCAACTGACCCTGGCGGAGTTGGAAGACATCCAAACCCAAGGCACGCGGGCCAAGGAGCGGATGATCAAGGCCAACCTGCGCTTGGTGGTGTCCGTGGCCAAGAAGTATCAAAACCGGGGTTTGGAACTGCTGGATTTGATTCAAGAAGGAACCCTGGGCCTGGAGCGGGCCGTTGAGAAGTTTGATCCCACCAAGGGTTATCGCTTCAGCACCTATGCCTATTGGTGGATTCGCCAAGGCATTACTCGGGCGATCGCCACCCAAAGCCGCACCATTCGGTTACCGGTGCATATCACCGAGAAGCTGAACAAAATCAAGAAGGCCCAACGGAAAATTTCCCAAGCCAAGGGCCGCACGGCCACCCTTGATGATGTGGCGGCTGAGTTGGATATGACCCCCGCCCAGGTGCGCGAGGTGTTGATGCGCGTGCCCCGGGCCGTTTCGCTGGAAACGAAGGTGGGCAAGGACAAGGACACCGAGTTGGGGGATCTGCTGGAGGCGGATAGCGCTTCGCCGGAAGAGAACCTGATGCGGGAGTCGTTGCAACGGGATTTGCAACAACTGCTGGCACAACTAACCAGCCGCGAGCGGGACGTGATTCAAATGCGGTTTGGCTTGGGTCACAGCAGCCCCTATTCCTTGGCGGAAATTGGGCGGGCGCTGGACTTGTCACGGGAACGGGTGCGGCAAATTGAGGCGAAGGCCTTGCAAAAACTGCGCCAACCGCGCCATCGCAACCAGGTACGGGATTATCTGGAAGCGTTGTCCTAG
- a CDS encoding DUF3352 domain-containing protein, translated as MKGRAFFSILAAIAISLVAAGAAGAVWIATHSPLGLLDGVANAQPEAAVMIPKQAPAMVSLLVNPDRVEALRQAIAPLGRRRAARHEWQQARDAWLTRSGLTYDRDVQPWLGDEVTLAVTTVDIDRDPNNGREPGYLLAAAANDPDRAREFLQLFWQKQALNGINLIFEQYKGVKIVHGEALDLIPRGWAKRLAQGGRVSTQTDLATALVADRFVLAANDPKVLRDAINNIQAADLSLLREPDYQRELAALPPDRLAIAYVNPTALGALLEPATATRRRSKALLPAEWLAALPAHSATLSLKAERSGLVTEAAWVAADGLTLVAAESPLTEPATATRYLPSTATIALSGTNLQQLTQQWQQILGDGPIAQAIGPLLSQVATHSGLNLQNDLLAWNTEDFALGLIPVEVGDRAAERALGEFPGDWVFVARRTPETAAALDRIDALAKQQGLTLGTLNLDSDQLATVWTQLIAPSSAGLMGWRNAGQVSTQVQGARATVGDYEILATSVPALAAAVQAGRDETASLLGDHLWQSVVTTLPVPNDGNVTLSWPAARPVVRRLIPLFRLVEVPLRPLFDRLDRLSFTSEGGPENLRRFSLFAHWTSW; from the coding sequence ATGAAGGGGCGCGCGTTTTTTTCAATTTTGGCGGCGATCGCAATTTCGCTGGTGGCGGCCGGGGCCGCCGGAGCTGTTTGGATTGCCACCCACAGCCCCCTGGGCTTGTTGGACGGTGTGGCTAATGCTCAGCCCGAAGCCGCTGTGATGATCCCCAAACAGGCTCCGGCCATGGTTTCGTTGTTGGTGAATCCCGATCGCGTGGAGGCCTTGCGCCAAGCGATCGCGCCCTTGGGTCGGCGCAGGGCGGCCCGCCACGAATGGCAACAGGCCCGCGATGCCTGGCTCACCCGTAGCGGCCTAACCTACGATCGCGATGTGCAGCCCTGGCTGGGGGATGAAGTGACCCTGGCGGTGACCACCGTGGACATCGATCGCGATCCCAACAATGGCCGGGAGCCGGGCTATTTGCTGGCGGCGGCCGCCAACGATCCCGATCGGGCCCGGGAATTCTTGCAACTGTTCTGGCAAAAACAAGCCCTGAACGGCATTAACCTGATTTTTGAGCAATACAAGGGCGTAAAAATCGTTCATGGGGAAGCGTTGGATCTGATTCCACGCGGTTGGGCCAAACGCTTGGCCCAGGGCGGCCGAGTTTCGACCCAAACGGACTTGGCCACGGCCCTGGTGGCCGATCGCTTCGTGCTGGCTGCCAACGATCCCAAAGTCCTGCGGGATGCCATCAACAACATCCAAGCGGCTGACTTGAGCCTGTTGCGAGAACCGGACTATCAACGGGAATTGGCAGCGCTCCCGCCCGATCGACTGGCGATCGCCTACGTGAACCCCACGGCCTTGGGTGCACTCCTAGAACCCGCCACCGCCACCCGCCGCCGATCGAAAGCACTGTTACCCGCCGAGTGGTTGGCCGCACTGCCGGCCCACAGCGCCACCCTGTCCCTGAAGGCCGAGCGATCGGGCTTGGTCACTGAGGCCGCTTGGGTGGCGGCCGATGGCCTGACCCTGGTGGCGGCCGAATCTCCCCTCACGGAACCCGCCACCGCCACCCGCTATTTACCCAGCACCGCCACCATTGCCCTCAGCGGCACAAACCTGCAACAACTCACCCAACAGTGGCAGCAAATTTTGGGCGACGGCCCCATCGCCCAGGCGATCGGCCCGCTGCTGAGTCAGGTGGCAACCCATTCGGGGCTAAATTTGCAAAACGACCTTTTGGCCTGGAACACCGAAGATTTTGCCCTGGGCTTAATTCCTGTGGAAGTGGGCGATCGGGCAGCGGAACGAGCCTTGGGTGAATTTCCCGGCGATTGGGTCTTTGTGGCCCGCCGCACTCCCGAAACCGCCGCCGCACTCGATCGAATTGATGCCCTGGCCAAACAACAGGGCCTGACTCTCGGAACCCTGAACTTGGACAGCGACCAACTAGCCACCGTTTGGACGCAACTGATCGCACCGTCCAGCGCCGGCCTAATGGGTTGGCGCAATGCGGGTCAAGTCAGCACCCAAGTGCAAGGGGCCCGGGCCACGGTGGGAGACTACGAAATTTTAGCCACCTCCGTTCCCGCCTTGGCCGCAGCAGTGCAAGCGGGGCGCGATGAAACAGCCTCCCTCCTGGGCGATCACCTCTGGCAATCCGTTGTCACCACCCTGCCTGTCCCCAACGATGGCAACGTTACCCTGAGCTGGCCCGCTGCCCGCCCAGTGGTGCGCCGCTTGATCCCCCTGTTCCGGTTGGTGGAAGTGCCCCTGCGGCCCCTGTTCGATCGCCTCGATCGCCTGAGTTTCACCAGCGAAGGCGGCCCTGAAAATCTTCGCCGCTTCTCCCTGTTTGCCCACTGGACGAGCTGGTAA